The DNA segment TCATCGCTCTGGGCGAGAGGGACGGAGGCCGCGAGTTTTTGAGCCCAATTGAGAACGTCCTTGGGCAGCGGAGTGGATTCGTAGCGGGAACCGAATACGCCCCCATCAGTGGCCGGAGGAGAGTAGGGTGCTTTGGCCCCGAGGGGTAGCAGGCCCGTAGGCCAATCCTCTGGCAATTCGCGGGCATCGATTTCCCAGGCGAGGTCTCCGTCGACACACCAGTCTGTCAGGATTGGAGAGCCGAGGGCGGAACGGGCAGGGTCACCCCCGGCGATTCCGGAGATCAGCCAGAGAGAATCGGAAAGGTCGAAGCGGGAAAACATCCCGAGGGCAGTGATGACGGAGGCGGTCTGAACCGCACCGACTCCTGCTATGATTCCCAGGATGCTCCCGTCGGAGTTGGTATAGAGGAGATTGGGAAGCGGGGAATCTGGAATCGGTTCGAGGGAAAATGCCTCCCGAAATCGGCTAAACTCTCCAGTTTGGCCATTGGTCGGTTCGAACTGGGTGACGAGAACGACCGCGGGCTTCATGCAGGCTCTTCGGTTGATTTGGGCCGAGGAGTTCGTCCAAATCCGGAAACCAACCACCACTGCAGGCCAAGGAAAGCATAGAACGTGATGGTGCCGACGATCTCATGCATGAGCAGGTAGTGATCCCCTACCTTGGGAGCGAGGCTTACGATGATGAAAATGCGAACCAGATTTCCAACGACCGCGACGAAGACCGCGGCAATGAGGAGAAGAAACGAATCGAGGAACGGAACCTTTCGGTAAAAGATAAAGGCACAGGTGAAGACCAAACAGGTCCCCAAAAGACCAAAGCCATTACACTCGGCCGCGACGTGAAACGGACGTCCGTTTACGACGAGGAGGAGCATGGGCACTCCCTCTTTAGTGATGAATCCGAGTTCCGTATCGTGCTGAAGCCAGGTGAAAATCTGGGCAGACCATCGTCCAGTGATGATCCGGAGCGGCATATCGAGGAGCGGTAGGCTGACCAGAAGCGCCCCGAAGAGGGTGAATGCGATGAAGAGGGAGTTCAGCAGACGCCGACTCGAGGCCTCGAGAAGGACGCCGCCCGCCGCCCGGGTAAAACAACAGACAGAGAGAAAGAGGAGAAAAACCTTCGCAATCGGCTGGGGCAGGAAGGTCCCCGAAATGGCGCAGACCAGACCGACGGCGGCCCAGGCATAGGTCCCCGTCGATTTTTGATCGGGTGGGGCGAAGAGAGGCCGGAAATCGAAAATCAGGTAGATACAGAGAAGACCAAGAAGGATCGCCGTATTGATGATTTGATCGGCATGCCGTAGGGCATCCGGCAGGTTTGCGTAGAACCAACCGAGGAGCCCAAACGCCAGAATGGCGAAAAGGATGAACTCGGGCCGCCTCATCCGGGCGGCTACAGCCTGACGATTCGGGTCGCTCAATCCGCGATATCGAAGTTCTCCAGGTTATTCTTCACTTCACTGAGGAAGGAAGCGGAACCGGCTCCATTGATCCAGCGGTGGTCGAAGGTGAGCACTAGGCGCACGACCTCCCGCGACTTCTGGCCTTGGCTCTCGGGGTCGAGCTCGTAGTGAGCAGACCCGACGAAGAGGGTGGCGATCGATGGGGGAACAACAATAGGGGTTGCCGACTGGACATCGTATTGACCCATGGTCGACAGCAAAATCGGGATCCGCGTCTTCGGCTGGAATCGGCCCTTACGGGTGTCATCGACCGCTTTACGGAAGAGATCGGCAAACTCGGGCCATTCGCGGCGGTTGACGTCGGGAACAATCGCGGTGCCGAGGCGGTCGTCTGGAAGAGAGACCGCGACACCCAGGTCAAAGTCGCCGATCGCCCGCGGCATCTTCCCCATCAACAGCGTGTGGGTGAAGCGGCGGTGCTTCTTCATCGCCTGAACCAGAGACCAGGCGACGATCGCGGAGGGGCTGGGGGCCTTTTGGTTCTTGGCCTTGATCCGTTCGCGCAGGAGCCGGATCGGTTCCCACTTGGCTTTGACCATAATGGTCGCCGGGACCAATCCCTGCATCTGCTGGATGATCTCGGCCGAAAGCCCAGAGGTCTTGGCAATCTCGCCGTTGGCGGCTTCGTATTGCTTAAATTTGCGGATGTTCGCCGCTTCATCGCCTTTGACCGGAGCGCTTGTTTCCTCTTCGGCGCGCGTATGTGAGGCGAAAGTGCATCGGGCAATATCATCTCCGACGCCAACGTCGTCGCCCTCCTCGAAGAGCCACTCGACGAGCGTTCCCTTTTCCGGAGCCTCAATCGGGAAGACTGCCTTATCCGTTTCGACCTCGCAAATGGATTCGTCCGGTTCGAAGGACTCTCCCTTTTTCTTAAATTGGGTCAGAAGTCGGGCTCGGGTGATCCCTTCGCCCAGCACCGGAACCTTGATCAGGTTGGCAGACGGGGGAGGGGGAGGAGCTTCCTCCTCCATAATCATTTCGGGAGCCGGAGGAGTCGGTAGAGCCGCTGCGGGTTCCGCGACCGAGGGAGATGCCTGCGTCGCGACGAGCGAGCGGATCGCTTCAAGAACCGTATCGGAATCCGGCAAAGCCGTATACTCATAGGTCGGATGGAAACCGATCGGAGTGTTCTGGCGGGAAATGATCTGGGGAGAGGCTTGGAGTCGTGGCCAGATGTCCGGCACGTCAATGACCTCGGAGACGATGGCCTGACCCACACTGCAAGGATCAGAATCTTCCTGCACGATCAGGAGACGCCCAGTCTTGCGGACAGAGTTCATCACCGTTTCGCGGTCCCAAGGGACGATCGTGCGCAGATCGATGAGCTCCACTTGGGTGTCGTCGCCGAGCTTTTCGATACTCTCCTCGATTAATTCGATGCAGTTGCCCCAGCCGACTACGGTGACCATGTGGCCAGTGCGGCGAACGCGGGCGCGTCCGATGGGGGCGGAGCGGATTTTTTCGGGAAGCTTCTGTTCATCCCACATCAAGTGCTTGGGCAGGAGAAGAAGAACCGGGTCGGTCGATTGGTTGGCGCTCCAGATGAGACCCGCAGCGTCTTCCGGAGTGCTGGGGACGGCGATCGTCAGCCCGGGAAGATTTGCGAAAAGTCCTTCACCCGACGAACTGTGCCAGATAGCACCACCAGGGAGGTAGGCTCCATAGGGGGCGTAGATGACGGCTGGGCAGTTCCATTCGCCGAAGCTTCTCCAGCGAAGGTTGGCCAGGTTGTTGGCGAGCTGATTCCAGCCAGGTCCAATAAAGTCGATGAATTGGATCTCGAAAAACGGCTTCTTTCCGTAGCAGGCGAGACCGCAAGCGAGACCGATGATCGTCGATTCCGCGATCGGAGAATTGCCCACGCGATCCGGGTCGGTTGTTGAGAGGCCGGCAGTGAGGCGGAAAACGCCTCCCTTCGGATCGGCGATGTCCTGACCGTAGAAGATCGAGTCCTCGTTGCGCTTCAGGACTTCCTTGAGTGTCGAGTTTACCGCATCCAGCATCCGTGTCCGTTCACCGAGTTGCACCGGTGGGCGCTGGGCGATTGGAGGAGCGGGATCGGTGAGGTGAAGAGAGTTTTCGGATTCCTCGGGATCATCGGCTTTGCGAGCCTCCAAGTAGACCTGCCGGGCGTTCTCTTTGGCCTCCGCCTCGATTTCGGAAATTTCTTCTTCCGTAAGAATTTTCTCGGCGAGGAGTTCTTCCCGGAGCAATTTGATCGGGTCGCGTTCCTCGGTTTTTTCGAGTTCTTTTTTGCAGCGGTAGAGACGGTGGTCATCGGCGCTGGAGTGGCTGGTGCCGCGCTCGAGATCCAGCCAGAGGAAGCTCGGTCCACCGCCGGAGCGGGCTTTGGCGACTGCCTCGGCACCCGCGTGGTAGACATCTGCGACCTTAGTGCCATCGACTTGGACCCAGCGCTCTTTGTCCATGACTCCGAGGGCCAGTGGGTTCGCGTTGCGATTGGGCGTGCTGATGGCGATGCCATTGTCTTCGACGACGAAGACTACGGGAAGTTGCTTCTCGATCGCGACGCAGGCGGCTTCGAAAAAGTCACCTTGGCGTGAGGCGCCCTCACCGGTCGAGGCGACGACGACGTTGTTTTTGCCGTCGAGCTTAATGCCCCAGGCGATCCCGCAGGCAGGCAGGAGATGGGAGCCTACCGGTGATGGATGCGACCAGATGTTGTTCTTCCGGGAGCTAAAGTGCCCGGGAAGCTGACGCCCGCCACTGGAGGAAGAGCGTTTGCCGAAAAAGGTGAGCGCGATGTCGTGGGTCGTCATCCCGCGAGCGAGGACGAGAGCACGGTCGCGATAATAGGGGGCGACGAAGTCGTCTTTCTCGAGGTGAGAAGCGATGGCCGAGACGGCTTCGTGTCCGATTCCGCCGACGTGAAACCATCCGTGCCCTTGCCGTAGAAGACTCTGTTCGCGATGGTCCCCCATCCGGCTCTCGATCATGAGCCGGAAAAAACGCAATTTGGTGTCGCGATCTAAGTCGCGGTGGCTGGTTGGGTTTGGCGATGCCATGAAGTTCGGGATCATCGTAGCTGCGTCGACTGAACTCAAGCGGTTTTCTGCTCCTGCAGACTAGAATATAAAGAGCTACTTTTTGTTATCAGACATCGTCAAGTCGAGCCCGGAAATCTTCGATGAACTCTTGACGTGCCTCTTCGTCGGCGAGGGGTTCGGCCCAGGAGAGAGAGCGTTGATAGGAAATGAGATCCTGGAAGAAGCGGTAGAGGTCGATCGAAGCCGTGAGTTTCTGGACCAGCGCATTATTCTGGGCGTCGAGGAGATCGACGATGGAAACGCTGCCCTGCTCGTATTTTTCCTGAACGATTTCGAGATTGGCGTCGGCCCGCTCGGAAGCGATGCGGGAGAGCCGGATGGATTGCCAGGAGCTGGCCATGGCCGCGAGGGAATTGCTCACATTGACCGATACGGCTTGGCGTGTCTGTGCGTCCTGCCATTGGATCGAGCGGAGACCGGCCCGGGCTTGGCGAATATTGCCAAATCGGGCCCCGCCTTCGAAAAGAGGGAGAGAGGCCGAGATAAGAAAAGTCCAAGTATCGTCCTCCTCGGGGGTGCTGATCGAAGACGGATATTCCGAATCGAGGATATGGCTATATTGAAAAGAGGCTTCTACATCAGGAACGAAGAAACTGCGGCGGTTCTCATCGAGCTGGAGCTGCTGGGCCGCTGCAGAATAGCCGAGGGAGGCGACCTCCGGTGAGCGGGAGAGTGCGTAGGCGATACTCGCCATGCGAAAGCGATCCGACGATTTTTGGGAACTGGCCAACGGAATGAGAGTCGAAAGGCTCGTATTGAAGACGGCCGATTCGAGGGTGATGTCCTCCAAGTTCCAGGATCGGTCGGGGGATTCGCCGAGAACTTGGTTCAGGTCGTTCATCGCACTGTGGAGGCGATTCCTTTGCGACCAGAGTTCGCTCTCCTGCTGGGCCTCTTCGGACTCGAAGCGGAGGATTTCTTCCGGGCCCGAGGTTCCGACGGAGCGACGGATGCGCGCGATCTCAAGATTTTCCCGAGTGATCCGCAAATTGTCCTCGGCAATCTCCAGGTTGGAAAGGATGGAGAGGACCTTGATGTAGGCGAGCCCCGCTTGGGAGGCGATGTCCAGGGCCACGGATTTGTCCGACTCTTGGGCCGCTTCGAACTGACGCCGGGAGGAGCGAACCGCGGTCACCTGCGTGTCGTTGTAAATCATCTGGCTGGCGTTGAGGCTCAGGGCCGTTTGCTTTTCCGGGCTGAAACCAGCCTCAACCGCATACTGATCCTCATTCACCTGCTGGTAGTTCACGCCCACCGAAACCTGAGGCAGGACAGGACCACGGGCCTGCTCGACCGAAGCCCGGGCCGAAGCGACATTCTCCTGACTGATCTTCCGATCGAAATTATTCGCAAGCGCCAGCTTCATCGCCTGAGCGATATCGAGCTTGGGCGCCGACTCCGACTGCGTATTCACCAACGTGGACAGCATCTCCGGGTTGACCGGAGGCGGAGGAGCCTCGACGGCGGATTGAGGTACGACCGGCACAGACACCGCTTGGAGCGCAAGAGTGCCCATGAACAGGGAGAGGAGGATCGTGCGCAAAGATTGCATCGGAAAAGCGGAGAGTTAGTTCCGGTTGGCGCTTAGGTCAAGAAGTGAGGCACTCCTGGGCGGTAAATTCGTAAACTTGCTTGCGGGAAAGCACCTCAGAACTTGCGGCCATTCCGGCGGGCTGTCATGGATGAGGCGTGAAGGTTTTCCAGTTTTCAGTGGTCGTGGTGCGGTTGGCCGGGCTCATTCTCTTTCTCAGTGGACTGCTGCGATTGCTCACGGCGATCGCAGCGTCGTGGGGCAAGGTGGGTTTGGTTTATTGGCAAACGTTTCTCCTCACCGTGGTTTTGCCACCGGTGATTCTGGCCCTCGCCGGGTTGATTGTATTGCTTCTTGCCCGCCCGATTGGACGCTTTTTGGCCCGGGGACTCGAGAGTGCGGAGACCGATTGAGATTTTCCGGGTTTCGGCGGTCCTCCTTTCTCTCCTCTGTGCGGGCTGTGGTCTGCGTCAGGAGGAAGCGGTTCGGCCGGAGAATCCGAATGAGGTTCTTCTCGCGGAGTTGGCCGAATCCCTGAACCCGGAGATCGAGGGCTTACAGCCATTTTTTGCCTGTTGGGAAGAAGGGGATGTCGCCGAGGCCCAGGAAGCCGTTCTTACTTATTTTCGGAATCGTGAGATTCCGGAAGCCGCCTTGCCGGAGCCTTTGCCTACGGAACAGGCTTTGCTGGTATCGGGGCTGGATGCCTGGCGGGGCAGCTTTACTTTTCAGGGGGTGAAGGGGCAGGCGGCCGAGCCGGATGGACCCATTGATTGGGAATATCAGGGCCCTCAGGGCAGCAATGAATGGGCTTGGTTTCTGAACCGGCACGCATTCTTTCGTGAGATGCTTCTCCTTTACGAGGTGCAGGGTCACGAAGAGTTCGTGAACCGTTTGGGAGACTATTTGGTCGATTGGTTCTGGAAATATCCCCCGCCGGATCGCCGTAGTTTTTCCGCATCGTGGCGGGCACTGGAGGCAGCGCGGCGCTATGTGGATTCCTGGCTTCCCGTTTACGCCAAATTGCGGGGAAACCCTGCTTTCGGGGATGAGGCGGAGCTCGCAGTAATCGCCGGTGCCGCCCGTCACGCGAATTATTTGCGGGACCATCACCATTTCGGGGGGAACCATTTGGTCACGGAGATGATGGCCCTCGCCGCGATATCTGTGGTTTGGCCCGAGTTTCGCGAGGCTCCGGGCTGGTTGGATTACGCCGAAGAGCGGTCGCTCGAAGAGATGGAGCGTCAGGTCTATCCAGATGGGGCTCATAAGGAGTTGGCCAACCACTATCAATGGATTGCGGGTTCATCCTTTCAGCGGCTCTATGGTATCCTAGTCGGAGCCGACGCGGGCGATGCTGCGGATCGAATCTTTCCCTGGATGGAGTTGATTTGGGATTACTACGCCTGGGTTACCCGTCCGGATGGTACAGGGCCTTTGAACAATGATTCGGACCTCGAGCCCAACGCTGAGCAGCTTCTGCCCTTGGCTGATTTTTATTTTCGGCCCGACTGGCGCTATATTGCCACCGGCGGAGAGGAGGGAGAGCGTCCTGCTGGTTTACCCTCGCGGGTTTTTCCGTGGGCGGGTCAGGTCATCCTCCGAACGGATTGGGGTCCGCTGGGAGATTGGGTTTTCTTTGATGCGGGGCCTTTCGGCACCGATCACCAGCAAGAGGATCGGCTTCACGTGTCCGCTAGTCTTATGGGCAAAAATTTGCTCGTTGATTCCGG comes from the Puniceicoccus vermicola genome and includes:
- a CDS encoding TolC family protein is translated as MQSLRTILLSLFMGTLALQAVSVPVVPQSAVEAPPPPVNPEMLSTLVNTQSESAPKLDIAQAMKLALANNFDRKISQENVASARASVEQARGPVLPQVSVGVNYQQVNEDQYAVEAGFSPEKQTALSLNASQMIYNDTQVTAVRSSRRQFEAAQESDKSVALDIASQAGLAYIKVLSILSNLEIAEDNLRITRENLEIARIRRSVGTSGPEEILRFESEEAQQESELWSQRNRLHSAMNDLNQVLGESPDRSWNLEDITLESAVFNTSLSTLIPLASSQKSSDRFRMASIAYALSRSPEVASLGYSAAAQQLQLDENRRSFFVPDVEASFQYSHILDSEYPSSISTPEEDDTWTFLISASLPLFEGGARFGNIRQARAGLRSIQWQDAQTRQAVSVNVSNSLAAMASSWQSIRLSRIASERADANLEIVQEKYEQGSVSIVDLLDAQNNALVQKLTASIDLYRFFQDLISYQRSLSWAEPLADEEARQEFIEDFRARLDDV
- a CDS encoding heparinase II/III family protein, producing the protein MRRPIEIFRVSAVLLSLLCAGCGLRQEEAVRPENPNEVLLAELAESLNPEIEGLQPFFACWEEGDVAEAQEAVLTYFRNREIPEAALPEPLPTEQALLVSGLDAWRGSFTFQGVKGQAAEPDGPIDWEYQGPQGSNEWAWFLNRHAFFREMLLLYEVQGHEEFVNRLGDYLVDWFWKYPPPDRRSFSASWRALEAARRYVDSWLPVYAKLRGNPAFGDEAELAVIAGAARHANYLRDHHHFGGNHLVTEMMALAAISVVWPEFREAPGWLDYAEERSLEEMERQVYPDGAHKELANHYQWIAGSSFQRLYGILVGADAGDAADRIFPWMELIWDYYAWVTRPDGTGPLNNDSDLEPNAEQLLPLADFYFRPDWRYIATGGEEGERPAGLPSRVFPWAGQVILRTDWGPLGDWVFFDAGPFGTDHQQEDRLHVSASLMGKNLLVDSGRYVYRDDEWAEYFRGPRAHNVPTFDTYQRISPDPETFEPQKNLADFSGELLVASAKMPLREGESGPWSGTHSRKVALGPGFLWIVDYLDFAVPDQANFRWHFHPDLKLEKSPEGWVASDSEGPVAQWSVASNLTLTGKEVRGQSKGEIEGWYSPEYNERLPNSVLIFRTPAATSGVFAWLLVAEDADIDQAFLSVTDQGSRLEILSEGKLHEYSLEVD
- a CDS encoding thiamine pyrophosphate-dependent enzyme; translated protein: MASPNPTSHRDLDRDTKLRFFRLMIESRMGDHREQSLLRQGHGWFHVGGIGHEAVSAIASHLEKDDFVAPYYRDRALVLARGMTTHDIALTFFGKRSSSSGGRQLPGHFSSRKNNIWSHPSPVGSHLLPACGIAWGIKLDGKNNVVVASTGEGASRQGDFFEAACVAIEKQLPVVFVVEDNGIAISTPNRNANPLALGVMDKERWVQVDGTKVADVYHAGAEAVAKARSGGGPSFLWLDLERGTSHSSADDHRLYRCKKELEKTEERDPIKLLREELLAEKILTEEEISEIEAEAKENARQVYLEARKADDPEESENSLHLTDPAPPIAQRPPVQLGERTRMLDAVNSTLKEVLKRNEDSIFYGQDIADPKGGVFRLTAGLSTTDPDRVGNSPIAESTIIGLACGLACYGKKPFFEIQFIDFIGPGWNQLANNLANLRWRSFGEWNCPAVIYAPYGAYLPGGAIWHSSSGEGLFANLPGLTIAVPSTPEDAAGLIWSANQSTDPVLLLLPKHLMWDEQKLPEKIRSAPIGRARVRRTGHMVTVVGWGNCIELIEESIEKLGDDTQVELIDLRTIVPWDRETVMNSVRKTGRLLIVQEDSDPCSVGQAIVSEVIDVPDIWPRLQASPQIISRQNTPIGFHPTYEYTALPDSDTVLEAIRSLVATQASPSVAEPAAALPTPPAPEMIMEEEAPPPPPSANLIKVPVLGEGITRARLLTQFKKKGESFEPDESICEVETDKAVFPIEAPEKGTLVEWLFEEGDDVGVGDDIARCTFASHTRAEEETSAPVKGDEAANIRKFKQYEAANGEIAKTSGLSAEIIQQMQGLVPATIMVKAKWEPIRLLRERIKAKNQKAPSPSAIVAWSLVQAMKKHRRFTHTLLMGKMPRAIGDFDLGVAVSLPDDRLGTAIVPDVNRREWPEFADLFRKAVDDTRKGRFQPKTRIPILLSTMGQYDVQSATPIVVPPSIATLFVGSAHYELDPESQGQKSREVVRLVLTFDHRWINGAGSASFLSEVKNNLENFDIAD
- a CDS encoding purine-nucleoside phosphorylase yields the protein MKPAVVLVTQFEPTNGQTGEFSRFREAFSLEPIPDSPLPNLLYTNSDGSILGIIAGVGAVQTASVITALGMFSRFDLSDSLWLISGIAGGDPARSALGSPILTDWCVDGDLAWEIDARELPEDWPTGLLPLGAKAPYSPPATDGGVFGSRYESTPLPKDVLNWAQKLAASVPLAQSDEARKEGERYSENPAAASEPCLQVGATLSAVRFWHGHLMNEWANRWVELFTSGQGQFQSSNMEDSGTLFAIRFLHRQGLANADQVLLIRTVSNFTRPPQGEPAVSTLIAEEGEAHFPGFSLALENGFRVGEKLIRNWLAGDRPPGRGV
- a CDS encoding archaeosortase/exosortase family protein, whose amino-acid sequence is MSDPNRQAVAARMRRPEFILFAILAFGLLGWFYANLPDALRHADQIINTAILLGLLCIYLIFDFRPLFAPPDQKSTGTYAWAAVGLVCAISGTFLPQPIAKVFLLFLSVCCFTRAAGGVLLEASSRRLLNSLFIAFTLFGALLVSLPLLDMPLRIITGRWSAQIFTWLQHDTELGFITKEGVPMLLLVVNGRPFHVAAECNGFGLLGTCLVFTCAFIFYRKVPFLDSFLLLIAAVFVAVVGNLVRIFIIVSLAPKVGDHYLLMHEIVGTITFYAFLGLQWWLVSGFGRTPRPKSTEEPA